From Pseudomonadota bacterium:
GAATTTTTCACTCCTGCTATACCAAGAAGCACGGTCACCGATAGAAAAAGTCCGCTTCGACGGACCTTATTCCCGGCTAGAATCATTTTTTCAGAATCAGATCCTTTGCGGATAAAGGCAAGGGTTGGATCATGACCGGTTTCAAGGCCCATATACACCCGGTCAAGACCTAAACTTTTGAGTTCTGACAGCTGATCATCGGTCTTTGAAAGAATGCTTCGGGTGTTCCCATAAAGGCTGATTCTGTTGACCCATGTAAGACGTGATTTGATTCTATCAAACAACTCTACCAGTCGATGGTGGGGGAGGGTGAGGACATCGCCATCGGCAAGGAAAACCCTTTTCTGACGTTTACAGTAGGTGGCGGCAAAGTCGATATCAAGATCAATAATTTGAGAATCTTTTATCCGAAACGGTTCGTCCTTATACGTTCCGCAAAAGGTACATTTATTATGGGAACAACCAACGGTAACCTGAAGAATAATGCTGTCAGCTTCGCTTGGCGGCCTGATTATCGTACCTTCGTAATGCATCAGCCTGGATATTTCATAATATTTGAGATATGTGTTGGGCTTTGTATGGTCGATGTGGACCGAACAGGTAAAACATTTCTTAATTTACAATAATAGTTGAGCTGGGCGAGCTGATCAGTCCAAAACGACTGGAGTTCAATGTATCAACATACTTCAGTATAGCTGATTACATTGAACCTTATATCTTCAGCTTAACTGGTGAAATATCCAGGAGTCATATCAACCGTTTTTCTTTTCAAATTCATCCATGTACTGAACGAGTTGTTGGATTCCTTGTTTCGGGAAAGCATTATAGATCGAAGCGCGCACACCGCCAACGGACCGATGGCCTTTTAATCCGTCAAGACCGATTGCCGTCGCCTCGGTGATGAATTTTGCTTCAAGCTCCGGTGTGGGCAGGTTGAAGGTGACATTCATCCGCGAGCGGGAAGAAACTTTAGCATGTCCTTTATAAAAATCAGTTTTATCAATTGCCGCATAGAGAAGATCTGCTTTTTCCTGGTTCATCGCATCCATTACCGAAATACCGCCAAGACCTTTGAGCCATTTTAAAACCAGCCCAATGGTATGAATCGCAAAACACGGTGGGGTGTTATACATCGAGCCTGAATCGGCGTGGGTTTTATATTTGAACATAGTCGGAATATTTTCAGGGACGCGATCGAGGAGATCATCCCTGATGATAACCACTGCGCAACCAGCAGGACCCATGTTTTTCTGTGCACCGGCAAAGATAATCCCAAATTTGGATATATCAATGGGAGTGGACAAAATATCTGACGACATATCGCAGACCAGTGTTTCATGGGACGGGAAAGAATGATACTGCGTTCCGTAAATAGTATTGTTCGAAACAAAGTAGAGATATTGAGCCTCAGCAGGCACAGTGTAATCGCCTTGTTGCGGCACATGATCAAAAACACTGGATTCGCTGCTATAGGCAACATCCACATTACCGAAAAGTTTTGCTTCTTTAATGGCTTTTTTGGACCAGACCCCTGTATTCAGATAACAGGCGGTCTTGTCACTGGTGAGTAAATTCATCGGCACCATGGCAAACTGCGTGGAGGCGCCGCCCTGCAAAAATAAAACTTTATAGTTGGCTGGGATGGATAAGAGAAGGCGAAGGTTAGCCTCTGTCTCATCTGTTATGGCAATGAAGTCTTTGCTGCGGTGACTCATTTCGATGAGTCCGATTCCCTTGTTATTATAATTGATAATATCTTTTGCAGCTTGAGCAAGCACTTCCTGTGGAAGGGTTGCCGGACCGGGACTGAAGTTGAAAATTCTATCTGGCATCATATCCTCCGTTGAATGATGAAATATATATAAAGTCGTAAAAAAAGCCGTTAGTTTTGTATCGCCTTTAAAATGTTCGTCTTGGGCGTTTACAGGTTGCAGAATTATCAGCAATGCTTAATAAAACATGTTAATTTACAGGATGAAAGAAGTTTGGACAATCTAATTCATCTTTAATAGAAGTCTTTTTCAAAAAAATTCAAAGGTATTTAAGTTGATATCATTTAGGATTTCGTAAATATACTACGAGTTCGAAACATTATTCTCCCATAATAAAATATATCTTTTGAATCATGTCCCAAATACCCCAGGCCATAGCCATCATCGGGCCGACAGGTGTCGGAAAAACCGATATATCACTTGAAATTGCCGAAAAATTTGCAGGAGAAATAATCAGTGTTGATTCCATGCAGATTTATCGACACATGAATATCGGTACTGCCAAGGCAACATTTGCTGAAAGGGCGAGAGTTCCTCACTATCTCATAGACATTGTCGACCCGGATGAAG
This genomic window contains:
- a CDS encoding radical SAM protein, translated to MHYEGTIIRPPSEADSIILQVTVGCSHNKCTFCGTYKDEPFRIKDSQIIDLDIDFAATYCKRQKRVFLADGDVLTLPHHRLVELFDRIKSRLTWVNRISLYGNTRSILSKTDDQLSELKSLGLDRVYMGLETGHDPTLAFIRKGSDSEKMILAGNKVRRSGLFLSVTVLLGIAGVKNSHAHAHDTGCVLTAMKPNQIGVLTLMLLPNTPLYQLAKKGEFFLPTEMELLQELHVMVENINLEKALFQTNHASNYLPINSRLSRDKQAVLAMIESAIAGRTPLVPERFRAL
- the serC gene encoding 3-phosphoserine/phosphohydroxythreonine transaminase encodes the protein MPDRIFNFSPGPATLPQEVLAQAAKDIINYNNKGIGLIEMSHRSKDFIAITDETEANLRLLLSIPANYKVLFLQGGASTQFAMVPMNLLTSDKTACYLNTGVWSKKAIKEAKLFGNVDVAYSSESSVFDHVPQQGDYTVPAEAQYLYFVSNNTIYGTQYHSFPSHETLVCDMSSDILSTPIDISKFGIIFAGAQKNMGPAGCAVVIIRDDLLDRVPENIPTMFKYKTHADSGSMYNTPPCFAIHTIGLVLKWLKGLGGISVMDAMNQEKADLLYAAIDKTDFYKGHAKVSSRSRMNVTFNLPTPELEAKFITEATAIGLDGLKGHRSVGGVRASIYNAFPKQGIQQLVQYMDEFEKKNG